In the Heterodontus francisci isolate sHetFra1 chromosome 6, sHetFra1.hap1, whole genome shotgun sequence genome, one interval contains:
- the rnf6 gene encoding E3 ubiquitin-protein ligase RNF6 isoform X1, whose product MSESMEDTSNTDVEVSLQLVGIPSTMDRPNPANLRGDQQSPAENINRSEDERSRQLERLSREEAYYQFINDLSEEDYRLMRDSNLLGTPGEITAEELQQRLNGAKEQLITQNSLGNSEGEQTSQNQGSDTPGESSNSDSLLEWLNTFRRTGNATRSGQSGNQTWRAVSRTNPNSGEFRFSLEININHEHEAGSAPSLDTSTQENNRNRNIENAQPQNLLNPVASRTRSRTRADERTNSEGNLGGTVRDVEVETMDVAPPLAQRSIGSGTIERTTSRQRPRRQSTNRQAALNVVGERRIGRRRAERHSVRTIHEEDQQGRSEPAELQRDSAQTTERESDVLRQMEQRRSSRNLQNRRSRSPLRRDSVTVNSSDRPVSQQEDYLQQRPSARRQRTMDQSTMTTEELQAVGSSPVQSSAGGVLRQEAMDEGDVNHSSASSVAVRRHPTIMLDLQVRRIRPGENRDRDSIANRTRSRVRMAENTVTFESDSGGFRRTISRSELAGIRTYVSTIRIPLRRISETGLGEPSSIALRSILRQIMTGFGELSSLMENDSDSELNQRVQQNPSDSFDSISSQTSPNSNLSNPNNESTDTVTGDRSASEQVDESMQNENLDNAAESRDTRQSRDTNSLVENGTLPILRLAHFFLLNDDDEEERQRGLTKEQIDNLLTRNYGNISAENEVSKTCSVCINEYAVGNKLRRLPCAHEFHIHCIDRWLSENSTCPICRQPILGASN is encoded by the exons CTAGTTGGAATCCCCAGCACCATGGACCGTCCTAATCCTGCCAATCTCAGAGGAGATCAACAGTCTCCTGCAGAAAATATCAATCGCAGCGAAGATGAGCGTAGCCGGCAGTTGGAGCGCCTGAGCCGAGAGGAAGCGTACTATCAGTTTATCAATGACCTGAGTGAGGAGGACTACCGCCTTATGAGAGACAGCAACCTTCTTGGCACTCCGG GTGAAATTACAGCAGAAGAACTACAACAACGTTTGAATGGTGCTAAGGAGCAATTAATAACACAGAACAGCCTGGGCAACAGTGAAGGTGAACAAACTAGTCAGAACCAAG GCTCTGACACACCAGGTGAAAGTTCCAATAGCGATTCCCTTCTCGAGTGGCTTAACACATTTAGGCGCACAGGGAATGCCACCCGCAGTGGACAGAGTGGGAACCAGACGTGGAGAGCTGTTAGTCGGACAAACCCCAACAGTGGCGAGTTTCGCTTCAGCCTAGAAATCAACATTAATCATGAGCATGAAGCTGGTAGTGCTCCGTCTTTGGACACATCTACACAAGAAAATAAcagaaacagaaacatagaaaatgctcAACCACAAAATTTGTTGAATCCTGTTGCTAGTCGTACAAGAAGTCGAACTCGAGCTGATGAGCGGACAAACTCTGAAGGTAATTTAGGAGGCACAGTGAGGGATGTAGAGGTAGAAACCATGGATGTTGCTCCACCTTTAGCCCAAAGAAGTATCGGAAGTGGAACTATTGAAAGAACCACAAGTAGGCAGAGGCCCAGGAGGCAAAGTACGAATCGACAAGCAGCTTTAAATGTAGTTGGTGAACGACGAATTGGTAGACGAAGAGCAGAACGGCATAGTGTTAGAACAATACATGAAGAGGATCAGCAAGGTCGGAGTGAACCTGCAGAGTTACAAAGGGACAGCGCTCAaaccactgagagagagagcgatgtgctcAGGCAAATGGAACAACGCAGATCTTCTAGGAATTTACAAAACAGACGAAGTCGATCACCCTTGCGTAGAGACAGTGTTACTGTAAATTCTTCGGACCGGCCAGTATCCCAGCAGGAGGATTATTTGCAGCAGAGACCAAGCGCTAGAAGGCAACGGACAATGGACCAATCCACCATGACTACTGAGGAACTGCAGGCTGTTGGTAGCAGTCCTGTACAGTCATCAGCTGGTGGAGTGCTTAGACAAGAAGCTATGGATGAAGGAGATGTAAACCATTCCAGTGCATCCTCTGTAGCTGTTCGAAGGCACCCAACTATTATGTTAGATCTTCAGGTTCGAAGGATACGTCCTGGAGAAAACAGAGATCGTGACAGTATTGCTAATAGGACTCGATCCCGTGTCCGGATGGCAGAAAATACAGTTACTTTTGAAAGTGACAGTGGTGGTTTCCGCCGTACCATCTCACGATCTGAACTTGCAGGTATTAGGACTTATGTTAGCACTATCCGTATACCTCTGCGCAGGATATCTGAAACTGGCCTTGGTGAGCCATCATCCATAGCCCTGAGGTCAATACTTCGTCAGATTATGACAGGATTTGGTGAACTGAGCTCTCTAATGGAGAATGATTCTGATTCTGAACTTAACCAAAGAGTTCAGCAGAACCCATCTGATAGCTTTGATTCAATTAGCTCACAGACTAGTCCAAACAGCAATCTCTCTAATCCAAATAATGAATCAACTGACACAGTAACAGGAGACCGATCAGCAAGTGAGCAAGTGGATGAGAGCATGCAGAATGAAAACCTCGATAATGCTGCTGAAAGCAGAGACACCAGACAAAGTCGAGACACAAATAGTTTAGTAGAAAATGGTACCCTGCCAATATTACGGCTTGCTCACTTCTTTTTGTTGAATGACGATGATGAAGAGGAGCGCCAGAGAGGTCTGACCAAAGAACAAATTGACAATCTTTTGACCCGGAATTATGGAAACATTAGTGCAGAGAATGAAGTCAGTAAAACCTGCAGTGTATGTATTAACGAGTATGCAGTTGGGAACAAGCTTAGACGACTACCTTGTGCACATGAATTTCATATTCATTGTATTGACCGATGGCTTTCTGAAAACTCCACTTGTCCTATTTGTCGACAGCCTATCTTGGGAGCCAGTAATTGA
- the rnf6 gene encoding E3 ubiquitin-protein ligase RNF6 isoform X2 produces the protein MDRPNPANLRGDQQSPAENINRSEDERSRQLERLSREEAYYQFINDLSEEDYRLMRDSNLLGTPGEITAEELQQRLNGAKEQLITQNSLGNSEGEQTSQNQGSDTPGESSNSDSLLEWLNTFRRTGNATRSGQSGNQTWRAVSRTNPNSGEFRFSLEININHEHEAGSAPSLDTSTQENNRNRNIENAQPQNLLNPVASRTRSRTRADERTNSEGNLGGTVRDVEVETMDVAPPLAQRSIGSGTIERTTSRQRPRRQSTNRQAALNVVGERRIGRRRAERHSVRTIHEEDQQGRSEPAELQRDSAQTTERESDVLRQMEQRRSSRNLQNRRSRSPLRRDSVTVNSSDRPVSQQEDYLQQRPSARRQRTMDQSTMTTEELQAVGSSPVQSSAGGVLRQEAMDEGDVNHSSASSVAVRRHPTIMLDLQVRRIRPGENRDRDSIANRTRSRVRMAENTVTFESDSGGFRRTISRSELAGIRTYVSTIRIPLRRISETGLGEPSSIALRSILRQIMTGFGELSSLMENDSDSELNQRVQQNPSDSFDSISSQTSPNSNLSNPNNESTDTVTGDRSASEQVDESMQNENLDNAAESRDTRQSRDTNSLVENGTLPILRLAHFFLLNDDDEEERQRGLTKEQIDNLLTRNYGNISAENEVSKTCSVCINEYAVGNKLRRLPCAHEFHIHCIDRWLSENSTCPICRQPILGASN, from the exons ATGGACCGTCCTAATCCTGCCAATCTCAGAGGAGATCAACAGTCTCCTGCAGAAAATATCAATCGCAGCGAAGATGAGCGTAGCCGGCAGTTGGAGCGCCTGAGCCGAGAGGAAGCGTACTATCAGTTTATCAATGACCTGAGTGAGGAGGACTACCGCCTTATGAGAGACAGCAACCTTCTTGGCACTCCGG GTGAAATTACAGCAGAAGAACTACAACAACGTTTGAATGGTGCTAAGGAGCAATTAATAACACAGAACAGCCTGGGCAACAGTGAAGGTGAACAAACTAGTCAGAACCAAG GCTCTGACACACCAGGTGAAAGTTCCAATAGCGATTCCCTTCTCGAGTGGCTTAACACATTTAGGCGCACAGGGAATGCCACCCGCAGTGGACAGAGTGGGAACCAGACGTGGAGAGCTGTTAGTCGGACAAACCCCAACAGTGGCGAGTTTCGCTTCAGCCTAGAAATCAACATTAATCATGAGCATGAAGCTGGTAGTGCTCCGTCTTTGGACACATCTACACAAGAAAATAAcagaaacagaaacatagaaaatgctcAACCACAAAATTTGTTGAATCCTGTTGCTAGTCGTACAAGAAGTCGAACTCGAGCTGATGAGCGGACAAACTCTGAAGGTAATTTAGGAGGCACAGTGAGGGATGTAGAGGTAGAAACCATGGATGTTGCTCCACCTTTAGCCCAAAGAAGTATCGGAAGTGGAACTATTGAAAGAACCACAAGTAGGCAGAGGCCCAGGAGGCAAAGTACGAATCGACAAGCAGCTTTAAATGTAGTTGGTGAACGACGAATTGGTAGACGAAGAGCAGAACGGCATAGTGTTAGAACAATACATGAAGAGGATCAGCAAGGTCGGAGTGAACCTGCAGAGTTACAAAGGGACAGCGCTCAaaccactgagagagagagcgatgtgctcAGGCAAATGGAACAACGCAGATCTTCTAGGAATTTACAAAACAGACGAAGTCGATCACCCTTGCGTAGAGACAGTGTTACTGTAAATTCTTCGGACCGGCCAGTATCCCAGCAGGAGGATTATTTGCAGCAGAGACCAAGCGCTAGAAGGCAACGGACAATGGACCAATCCACCATGACTACTGAGGAACTGCAGGCTGTTGGTAGCAGTCCTGTACAGTCATCAGCTGGTGGAGTGCTTAGACAAGAAGCTATGGATGAAGGAGATGTAAACCATTCCAGTGCATCCTCTGTAGCTGTTCGAAGGCACCCAACTATTATGTTAGATCTTCAGGTTCGAAGGATACGTCCTGGAGAAAACAGAGATCGTGACAGTATTGCTAATAGGACTCGATCCCGTGTCCGGATGGCAGAAAATACAGTTACTTTTGAAAGTGACAGTGGTGGTTTCCGCCGTACCATCTCACGATCTGAACTTGCAGGTATTAGGACTTATGTTAGCACTATCCGTATACCTCTGCGCAGGATATCTGAAACTGGCCTTGGTGAGCCATCATCCATAGCCCTGAGGTCAATACTTCGTCAGATTATGACAGGATTTGGTGAACTGAGCTCTCTAATGGAGAATGATTCTGATTCTGAACTTAACCAAAGAGTTCAGCAGAACCCATCTGATAGCTTTGATTCAATTAGCTCACAGACTAGTCCAAACAGCAATCTCTCTAATCCAAATAATGAATCAACTGACACAGTAACAGGAGACCGATCAGCAAGTGAGCAAGTGGATGAGAGCATGCAGAATGAAAACCTCGATAATGCTGCTGAAAGCAGAGACACCAGACAAAGTCGAGACACAAATAGTTTAGTAGAAAATGGTACCCTGCCAATATTACGGCTTGCTCACTTCTTTTTGTTGAATGACGATGATGAAGAGGAGCGCCAGAGAGGTCTGACCAAAGAACAAATTGACAATCTTTTGACCCGGAATTATGGAAACATTAGTGCAGAGAATGAAGTCAGTAAAACCTGCAGTGTATGTATTAACGAGTATGCAGTTGGGAACAAGCTTAGACGACTACCTTGTGCACATGAATTTCATATTCATTGTATTGACCGATGGCTTTCTGAAAACTCCACTTGTCCTATTTGTCGACAGCCTATCTTGGGAGCCAGTAATTGA